CCACGTAGTCCCTCTACGGAAAAGTCTTGCCTTAGAGTTCTTTGATATGATTTATGAACATGTCTTGAAAGAGCTAAAATAAGGGCAAAGGTATGCTCAGCTACCGTGTTTTCTCCATAACTTGGGACATTGGAGACTGTAATACCTCTTTTTTTTGTTTCATTAAGGTCTATATGATCAAAACCGGTAGAGCGGGTGGAGATCATTTTAAGTTTAGGCAAAGCTTGAATTGTCTTGGCTGTTACCGGGGAAGTAATAAAGCCGGAGATAATTTCCGCTTTTTGGTATTTTAGAGGATCAACCTTAGGTAAAGCTTCTTCAAAAAATGTCACCTTTTGACCCTTAAAGGCCGGTTTCATTAATTTCTTCTCCCAGGGTTCAGCATCAAAGATAAAGATATTCATAATATTTGGTTTATTTAAAATAAATTTTATTAAAATTAATTAAGTGTTTAACTCCTCCAGTATTTTCTTAACTTTTTGCGGGTTAGCTTTACCTTTTGTTTCGGCCATAACTTGCCCGATAAAAAACTGTAACAAAGATACTTTACCATTCTTATACTCAGAGGTTTGATCAGGGAAAGCGGCAAAAACTTTAGTTACGGTTTGTCTAAGCTGTTCTTCATCATCTAATTGCTCAAGACCTTGTTCAGCCATAATATGGGTTGGTTCTCCGCCTCCTAAAAACATCTTTTCTAAAATACTCTGGGCTGCACTGGAGTTTATCTTATCATGATAAACCAAAAGGATAAACTCAGCCATATTTTCAGCTGTTATTAAGGCGGTTTTTTCAGGGTGAATCTTTTTAAGTTTAGTATATTCGTTAAGTAACCAGTTAGCAGCTAGTTTTGGTAGCTTTTTATCATGCCTTGCCCAACTATCTCCTTGGGCTTCCACCCAAGCTCCTAATTCCGAGATAACTTTTTCATAATAATCTGAAAGCTCTTTATCTGCACAAAGTAAGATAGCTTCTTCTTCGGATAATGTATATTCTTGTCTAAACCTTTCTTCTCTAGCTTCTGGTAATTCCTTAAGTCTAAGCTTTATGTTTCTTAAAAAAGTAGGAGAGAGTTTAAACGGGGGAATATCTGGGTCCGGGAAATAACGGTAGTCTGCGGAACTTTCTTTTACTCTTTGTCCAATGGTTATATTCTTTTGGTCATTCCAACCTCTAGTTTCGGCTTTAATATGCTCATTATTTTCAAGCATCTTAGTTTGTCTGTTTATCTCAAAGTCAATGGCTTTTTCTAAAGACCTAAATGATCCTATATTTTTTACCTCAACTTTATTATTCAACTTATTATTTCCCAAAGCCATTATTTGTCCGTCCTTATATTGCCAGCCACCTTTTTTTTGTAAACTAATATTAGCCTCACAACGCATCTCGCCTTTTTCAATATCAGCAGAAGCCAGACCTAAATAACGAAGAATTTGCTGGTATCTTTGGGCAAAAGCTTTGGCAGTAGCGGCATCGGGAATAATGGGTTCAGTAACCAACTCCACTAAAGGTGTACCGGCGCGATTATAGTCTACCAAGGAATAATCCTCAAAAGGGGGATGATTAAGCTTACCAGTATCTTCCTCAAGATGTAATCTAGTAATACTTATTACCTTATCATTTACTCTTAAACGCCCACTATACGCTAAAGGGAGCTCTGATTGCGATATTTGGTAGCCTTTGGGTAGATCTGGATAGAAATATTGTTTGCGATCAAAGCGTGAAAGGCGATTAATACGACAACC
This genomic window from Patescibacteria group bacterium contains:
- the gatB gene encoding Asp-tRNA(Asn)/Glu-tRNA(Gln) amidotransferase subunit GatB, translating into MTYDVIIGLEIHAALKTESKMFCTCPNVSEAPANTVVCPICLGHPGTLPSPNMAAIESTILLGMALGCRINRLSRFDRKQYFYPDLPKGYQISQSELPLAYSGRLRVNDKVISITRLHLEEDTGKLNHPPFEDYSLVDYNRAGTPLVELVTEPIIPDAATAKAFAQRYQQILRYLGLASADIEKGEMRCEANISLQKKGGWQYKDGQIMALGNNKLNNKVEVKNIGSFRSLEKAIDFEINRQTKMLENNEHIKAETRGWNDQKNITIGQRVKESSADYRYFPDPDIPPFKLSPTFLRNIKLRLKELPEAREERFRQEYTLSEEEAILLCADKELSDYYEKVISELGAWVEAQGDSWARHDKKLPKLAANWLLNEYTKLKKIHPEKTALITAENMAEFILLVYHDKINSSAAQSILEKMFLGGGEPTHIMAEQGLEQLDDEEQLRQTVTKVFAAFPDQTSEYKNGKVSLLQFFIGQVMAETKGKANPQKVKKILEELNT